The following proteins come from a genomic window of Candidatus Bipolaricaulis sibiricus:
- a CDS encoding Glutamate synthase [NADPH] small chain, which produces MNRTVRVLLDGHEAHGFPGQTILSLCADCGIEIPTLCHDPHLSPHGGCSLCLVDVKGARTLVRACVTELTPGMEIRTNTDRVRRARKTDLELLLSDHVGDCRPPCTLACPARGDVQGYVNLAAQGKYTESLAALHENVTLPASIGRVCPAPCEEVCRRNFVDDEPVSIREIKRFVGDWCLAHGDLGTIPLAADNGRSVAIVGGGPAGLSAAYYLRRLGYAVTLYEKEAHLGGMMRYGIPDYRLPPAVLQAEIDWILAHGIGVRTGTALGRDVTLDELREGYDAVLLALGCWRSSSLRVPGEDLPGVLPGIGFLYEVNAGRPPHIGRRVAVIGGGNTAMDAARCARRLGADEVTVVYRRSRAEMPAQPIEVEEAMEEGIEFAFLAAPKAIEGTGKVERLLCERMELGEPDASGRRQPVPTGETFQLVVDTVIAAVGQAADLSALPRELHDGRWPKVDDHYATPIPGVFACGDLRTGPDIAIGAIGEGHWAALSIHRYLTVGEPRRPYECDVVQRDLGPKDFADRPRIPREHPGVASAADRLGAPWGEFNAGLAEDQVLRDAARCMECGCPDLHECKLRRYSVEYEASPDRYAGAHVPRLAEANPFYDRNMDKCVLCGRCVRACDEIAGFHAIDFVRRGFEGTIGAEFLRPIETAECTGCGMCVQLCPVGALVEKRLPRRVHSARLRAVATHCGECPVGCDLLLDVEPLSGRIVRVRTDLDAVRGVSFGNACARGRLAPFNLHEGRLEQPLLRLRGRAREVGWSEFLDKVSSFVRGGIPGTAILAAADLASEDYRALHDLVGTLPGPCLVAVDEVATTAPLWAGLAERGEGAQAGLAELREADLVLLLGAHLEEEQPVLASWIRLSMRRSRLRVVAVGGNLGRLARGDTLWFDASPADQARVLAALRDCLHGERSSSSEPGLGRAADRLKEGKRIVVLIGSELAADESGRRALADLLESVGQPKLIPLYRGANVRGARALAERGVSAADVAAAVRAGTVRTLFAVGADPLDHGLTEEDLRKLDCYVLLHSFRTRSLSVARAAAPSARWLERDGTFENLTGATLSWKAAAVPPGAAKPLPWIVAGLVRRLGASAAPRG; this is translated from the coding sequence ATGAACCGGACGGTGCGGGTTCTCCTCGACGGGCATGAGGCCCACGGCTTCCCGGGGCAGACGATCCTCTCGCTGTGCGCTGACTGTGGCATCGAGATACCCACGCTCTGCCACGATCCCCACCTTTCCCCCCACGGCGGGTGCTCGCTGTGCCTGGTCGACGTGAAGGGGGCCCGGACCCTTGTCCGCGCTTGTGTGACCGAGCTCACCCCCGGCATGGAGATCCGAACGAACACGGACCGCGTGCGCCGGGCCCGGAAGACGGACCTCGAGCTCCTCCTCTCGGATCACGTCGGTGACTGCCGACCACCGTGCACGCTCGCCTGCCCGGCGCGGGGCGATGTCCAGGGGTACGTGAACCTCGCCGCCCAGGGCAAGTACACAGAGTCCCTGGCCGCCCTCCACGAGAACGTGACCCTTCCCGCCTCGATCGGGCGGGTGTGCCCTGCCCCGTGCGAGGAGGTCTGTCGCCGGAACTTCGTGGATGACGAACCCGTGTCGATCCGGGAGATCAAGCGCTTCGTCGGGGACTGGTGTCTGGCCCACGGGGACCTCGGGACGATCCCTCTGGCCGCGGACAACGGCCGGTCCGTGGCGATCGTCGGCGGCGGGCCCGCCGGACTGTCCGCGGCCTACTACCTCCGGCGGCTGGGGTACGCGGTGACCCTCTACGAGAAGGAGGCGCACCTCGGAGGGATGATGCGGTACGGGATACCCGACTACCGCCTGCCCCCGGCCGTCCTCCAGGCGGAGATCGACTGGATCCTCGCCCACGGGATTGGGGTTCGCACGGGGACCGCCCTCGGCCGGGATGTGACCCTCGACGAGCTTCGGGAGGGTTACGACGCGGTCCTCCTCGCCCTCGGGTGCTGGCGGTCCTCTTCCCTACGCGTGCCGGGAGAGGACCTCCCGGGAGTTCTCCCGGGGATCGGGTTTCTCTACGAGGTGAACGCGGGCCGTCCCCCGCACATCGGCCGTCGGGTGGCGGTGATCGGGGGAGGGAACACGGCGATGGACGCCGCCCGCTGCGCCCGCCGCCTCGGGGCAGACGAGGTCACCGTCGTCTACCGCCGGTCGCGGGCGGAGATGCCGGCCCAGCCGATCGAGGTCGAGGAGGCGATGGAGGAAGGGATCGAGTTCGCGTTCCTTGCCGCGCCGAAGGCGATCGAGGGCACTGGCAAGGTCGAACGGCTCCTGTGCGAGCGGATGGAGCTCGGGGAGCCGGACGCGTCGGGCCGTCGCCAGCCCGTGCCCACGGGCGAGACGTTCCAGCTCGTGGTGGACACGGTGATCGCCGCGGTGGGACAGGCGGCGGACCTGTCCGCGCTCCCGAGGGAGCTCCACGACGGCCGGTGGCCCAAGGTGGATGACCACTACGCGACGCCAATCCCCGGCGTGTTCGCCTGCGGCGACCTCCGCACCGGGCCCGACATCGCGATCGGCGCGATCGGTGAGGGGCACTGGGCGGCCCTCTCGATCCACCGCTACCTCACGGTAGGGGAACCCCGACGCCCCTACGAGTGCGATGTGGTCCAGAGGGACCTCGGGCCGAAGGACTTCGCGGATCGGCCAAGGATCCCCCGGGAGCACCCCGGGGTGGCCTCCGCCGCGGACCGCCTTGGGGCACCGTGGGGCGAGTTCAACGCCGGCCTCGCCGAGGACCAGGTCCTCCGCGACGCCGCGCGGTGCATGGAGTGCGGGTGCCCCGACCTCCACGAGTGCAAGCTCCGTCGGTACAGCGTGGAGTACGAGGCGTCCCCGGACCGCTACGCCGGGGCCCACGTCCCGCGCCTCGCGGAGGCCAACCCGTTCTACGACCGGAACATGGACAAGTGCGTCCTGTGTGGCCGCTGCGTGCGGGCGTGCGACGAGATCGCGGGGTTCCACGCCATCGACTTCGTCCGCCGGGGGTTCGAGGGGACGATCGGCGCGGAGTTCCTGCGGCCGATCGAGACCGCGGAGTGCACCGGTTGTGGGATGTGCGTCCAGCTCTGCCCGGTGGGAGCGCTGGTCGAGAAGCGCCTCCCACGCCGCGTTCACAGCGCCCGGCTCCGGGCGGTGGCCACCCACTGCGGGGAGTGCCCGGTGGGGTGTGACCTTCTTCTCGATGTCGAACCCCTGTCGGGACGGATCGTTCGGGTTCGGACGGACCTCGACGCAGTCCGCGGGGTGAGCTTCGGGAACGCCTGCGCCCGCGGGCGGCTTGCTCCATTCAACCTGCACGAAGGCCGGCTTGAGCAGCCCCTGCTTCGGTTGCGCGGGCGGGCGCGCGAGGTGGGGTGGAGCGAGTTCTTGGACAAGGTTTCTTCCTTCGTGCGAGGGGGAATCCCGGGAACCGCGATTCTTGCTGCAGCAGATCTGGCAAGTGAGGACTACCGGGCTCTGCACGACCTCGTGGGCACCCTTCCCGGCCCGTGCCTGGTCGCTGTGGATGAGGTGGCGACAACAGCGCCGCTGTGGGCAGGACTTGCCGAGCGTGGAGAGGGGGCGCAGGCAGGGTTGGCGGAGTTGCGTGAGGCGGACCTCGTTCTTCTTCTTGGTGCGCACCTCGAGGAGGAGCAGCCCGTGCTCGCGTCGTGGATCCGCCTGTCGATGCGTCGGTCGAGGTTGCGTGTTGTCGCTGTGGGAGGCAACCTCGGGCGACTCGCGAGGGGCGACACCTTGTGGTTCGACGCCTCTCCTGCTGACCAGGCGCGGGTTCTTGCCGCACTCCGTGATTGTCTGCACGGGGAGAGGTCCTCTTCGAGTGAGCCCGGTCTCGGTCGGGCGGCTGATCGGCTCAAGGAGGGGAAGCGGATCGTGGTCCTCATCGGATCGGAGCTTGCCGCAGACGAATCGGGACGGCGGGCACTGGCGGATCTCCTCGAATCAGTGGGACAGCCCAAGCTCATCCCTCTCTACCGCGGAGCGAACGTCCGCGGTGCTCGGGCTCTTGCCGAGCGCGGTGTCTCGGCCGCCGACGTGGCAGCCGCGGTGAGGGCCGGTACCGTGAGGACGCTGTTCGCCGTTGGTGCAGATCCGCTCGACCACGGCCTCACCGAGGAGGACCTTCGCAAGCTGGACTGCTACGTGCTGCTCCACTCCTTCCGAACAAGGTCGCTTTCGGTGGCCCGCGCCGCGGCTCCGTCTGCCCGGTGGCTGGAGCGGGATGGGACCTTCGAGAACCTCACCGGGGCGACCCTGTCATGGAAAGCGGCCGCGGTTCCGCCTGGTGCAGCGAAGCCGCTGCCCTGGATCGTCGCTGGCCTGGTGCGGCGTCTGGGGGCATCTGCTGCGCCGAGGGGTTAG